From a region of the uncultured Desulfatiglans sp. genome:
- a CDS encoding Radical SAM domain protein: MGGRHGNHMNEILLIYPHCLEERLHDEDASVVPIGLFYIGAALEADGRKVEILNTHPMRGRPEIIEKMIADRKPDVIGFSILHANRWPGLEMARLAKKIHPGVPVVFGGIGPTFLWEHFLRHFPEVDYAVVGEGERAFLELLRCLERGDRKAVRRIPGIACREEDRIVFNGPGSPVEQLDRLPDPAHYFDFQHLTSSRGCPGRCTFCGSPAFWGHKVRFHSPSYFVNQIERLYRRGQRFFYVSDDTFTLQPDRVIAICKDILARGLDISWAAICRVKDIHEELLYWMRKAGCVQISYGVESGSPEIRERLGKKISQTEIRKAFRLTQAYGILARAYFIYGCPGENADTIQATLDLMDDIQPLSVIFYILDLFPGTALYADYIRRSGLTDDIWLKRVEDVMYFETDTELGPEKILEYGRILRTGFHRGLESYIRSLQLVDLPELYSRHADFLSRLGMTLSHGDYAGIEEIRDKAGLAEWLYRRSLGYHGDHRAFLGLGVLLQKRGAHAEAVEVLDQALGLFPQSEPLCVCMGVSLMNMGRYWEALTLFLRFPESVQGLQYAALCYGALGESSKASAARRRAAELQSGSFSPKY; this comes from the coding sequence GTGGGCGGCCGGCATGGTAACCACATGAACGAGATTTTATTGATCTACCCGCACTGCCTCGAGGAGCGGCTGCACGACGAAGACGCGTCGGTGGTGCCGATTGGATTGTTCTATATCGGTGCAGCGCTCGAGGCCGACGGGCGAAAGGTCGAGATCCTGAACACCCATCCGATGAGGGGACGGCCGGAGATCATTGAAAAGATGATCGCGGATCGAAAACCCGATGTCATCGGGTTTTCGATCCTGCATGCCAATAGATGGCCCGGGCTCGAAATGGCGCGCTTGGCCAAGAAGATTCATCCCGGAGTCCCGGTGGTGTTCGGGGGAATCGGGCCCACCTTTTTGTGGGAGCATTTCCTGCGGCATTTTCCAGAGGTCGATTACGCTGTCGTGGGCGAAGGGGAGCGGGCGTTTCTGGAGCTCCTGCGTTGTCTCGAGAGGGGGGACAGGAAGGCCGTCCGCCGAATTCCCGGGATCGCCTGTCGGGAGGAGGATCGGATCGTCTTCAACGGGCCTGGCTCTCCTGTCGAGCAGCTTGACCGACTGCCGGACCCGGCTCACTATTTCGATTTCCAGCACCTGACATCGAGCCGTGGGTGTCCTGGCCGGTGCACCTTTTGCGGTTCGCCGGCGTTTTGGGGCCACAAGGTGAGGTTCCATTCACCCTCCTATTTCGTCAACCAGATCGAGCGGTTGTATCGTCGCGGTCAGCGCTTTTTTTATGTGTCGGACGATACCTTCACGCTCCAGCCCGACCGGGTGATCGCGATCTGCAAGGACATTTTGGCCAGGGGACTCGATATATCCTGGGCTGCTATCTGCCGAGTCAAGGATATCCACGAGGAGCTTCTCTACTGGATGCGCAAGGCGGGCTGTGTCCAGATCAGTTACGGCGTTGAAAGCGGTTCGCCCGAAATAAGGGAGAGGCTTGGGAAGAAGATCAGCCAGACTGAGATCCGGAAGGCCTTCCGGTTGACGCAGGCCTATGGCATCCTGGCCCGGGCCTATTTCATCTATGGATGCCCGGGGGAAAATGCCGACACGATCCAGGCGACGCTCGATCTGATGGACGACATCCAACCGCTCAGCGTCATCTTCTACATCCTCGATCTGTTTCCCGGCACGGCTCTGTATGCCGATTATATCCGCCGCTCGGGGCTTACCGATGATATCTGGCTGAAGCGTGTCGAAGACGTCATGTATTTCGAAACCGATACGGAGCTGGGTCCCGAAAAGATTCTCGAATACGGCCGGATATTGCGCACCGGTTTCCACCGTGGATTGGAAAGCTACATTCGCTCGCTACAACTGGTTGATCTACCTGAGCTTTATTCTCGGCACGCTGATTTTCTTTCCCGGCTGGGCATGACCCTTAGTCATGGCGATTATGCTGGAATCGAAGAAATCCGTGACAAGGCGGGACTCGCAGAGTGGCTTTACCGACGATCCCTCGGCTACCATGGCGACCACCGGGCTTTCCTGGGGCTTGGGGTCCTTCTTCAGAAGCGGGGCGCTCATGCCGAGGCGGTGGAGGTTCTCGATCAGGCCTTAGGGCTTTTCCCCCAAAGTGAGCCGCTGTGTGTCTGCATGGGGGTCAGTTTGATGAACATGGGTCGATACTGGGAGGCGCTGACCCTGTTCTTGAGATTCCCGGAGTCTGTGCAGGGGCTCCAGTACGCAGCCCTGTGCTACGGGGCGCTTGGGGAAAGCTCCAAAGCGTCCGCTGCGCGCAGGCGGGCAGCGGAGCTGCAATCCGGGTCTTTTTCACCAAAATATTGA
- a CDS encoding GTP cyclohydrolase FolE2 (fragment) — MDYRNIDIDQVGVKGIRYPITVLDKDMGSQQTVAKINMYVDLPRYYKGTHMSRFVEILNEHSRRISLQNFSQILQEMKDRLNAESAHMEISFISSRISVKF, encoded by the coding sequence ATGGATTACAGAAACATCGACATCGATCAGGTCGGTGTGAAAGGGATTCGTTACCCCATCACAGTGTTGGACAAGGACATGGGGAGTCAGCAGACCGTAGCGAAGATCAATATGTACGTGGACCTTCCACGCTACTACAAAGGCACGCATATGAGCCGGTTCGTGGAGATACTGAACGAACATAGTCGAAGGATATCGCTGCAGAATTTTTCACAGATTCTTCAGGAAATGAAAGACCGCTTAAACGCCGAAAGCGCCCACATGGAGATATCCTTCATTTCCTCCAGGATTTCGGTAAAGTTTTGA
- a CDS encoding conserved hypothetical protein (Evidence 4 : Unknown function but conserved in other organisms), whose protein sequence is MAGPKDPDPQKLEVLRQLPVEILRQLTREEVAAFLGDDPWPDSLQEKLKDYLI, encoded by the coding sequence ATGGCTGGACCAAAAGACCCCGATCCTCAGAAACTGGAGGTGCTCAGGCAGTTACCGGTTGAGATCCTTCGCCAACTGACACGTGAAGAGGTCGCCGCATTCCTGGGCGACGATCCTTGGCCGGATTCTTTACAGGAGAAATTGAAAGACTATCTGATTTAG
- a CDS encoding hypothetical protein (Evidence 5 : Unknown function), with translation MLCSPAEGVQAPTWIPSGNGLFGQSRRQSFVCLCGDLQVASAQAVDFLDIGQKSPFQVWKLSCTGKSLPDGDHLVRDIQPAWIGLQVELEIVGRRPKNVLTTCAFFCKRPYPVD, from the coding sequence GTGTTATGCAGCCCGGCTGAAGGGGTTCAAGCCCCTACCTGGATTCCATCTGGAAATGGTCTTTTTGGCCAATCTCGGCGTCAATCTTTCGTTTGCTTGTGCGGCGACCTGCAGGTCGCCTCTGCGCAAGCGGTTGATTTCCTTGATATTGGCCAAAAATCCCCATTTCAGGTTTGGAAATTGAGTTGTACCGGAAAATCATTACCGGATGGAGACCACCTGGTTAGAGATATTCAACCGGCCTGGATTGGGCTTCAGGTGGAGCTGGAAATCGTTGGCCGCAGACCAAAAAATGTTTTGACAACATGCGCTTTTTTTTGTAAAAGGCCTTACCCCGTGGATTAA
- a CDS encoding hypothetical protein (Evidence 5 : Unknown function) — translation MSYLDFNIIAIISATGILVSLLLLLLVVRLKSPDLIMAK, via the coding sequence ATGAGCTACCTGGACTTTAACATCATCGCCATTATCAGCGCAACAGGGATCCTGGTATCCTTGTTGCTTCTCCTTTTGGTCGTACGACTCAAGTCCCCGGACCTGATAATGGCTAAGTAG
- a CDS encoding hypothetical protein (Evidence 5 : Unknown function): protein MSTMDKVDLTVPVMLISTKTGRKGETERRFLTPFGPLDITLRRKGSRGPEEKSVTVVVSGAVEEWLMYDLAVAEFRKTLLDLVYSLVEGELTESGGREGIPLVVELKKSNVRLTPKLPDPPPPSPDRT from the coding sequence GTGAGCACCATGGACAAAGTGGACCTGACCGTGCCGGTCATGCTCATTTCAACGAAGACCGGCCGCAAAGGGGAGACGGAAAGACGCTTCCTGACCCCCTTCGGACCTCTGGACATCACACTCAGGAGGAAAGGATCCCGCGGTCCAGAAGAAAAAAGCGTTACCGTGGTCGTCAGCGGAGCCGTCGAAGAATGGCTGATGTATGATCTTGCTGTTGCCGAGTTCAGGAAAACCCTTCTCGACCTCGTTTACAGCCTCGTAGAGGGGGAGCTCACTGAGTCAGGGGGGCGAGAGGGAATTCCCCTGGTTGTCGAACTCAAAAAAAGCAACGTCCGCCTTACCCCCAAGCTGCCGGACCCACCCCCGCCTTCCCCCGACCGGACCTGA
- a CDS encoding GTP cyclohydrolase FolE2 (fragment): MEITFPYFVKKAAPVTGSEGLMEYKCTFKGSLRRRSDLVIMLNVPICTLCPCSREISDYGAHNQRGEVRLQVRFKKFVWIEDLIRLVEESASCDVYSVLKREDEKYVTERAYNHPMFVEDIVREIAVKLNHDNNITWFAVESENFESIHNHNAYAYVEKRKNEPSA, from the coding sequence ATGGAGATCACGTTTCCATATTTTGTGAAGAAAGCGGCGCCCGTCACCGGCTCGGAAGGATTGATGGAATACAAATGCACTTTCAAGGGCTCACTTCGGCGCCGCTCGGACCTTGTGATTATGCTCAACGTGCCGATCTGCACACTTTGCCCTTGTTCCAGGGAGATCAGCGATTACGGTGCCCATAACCAGCGGGGTGAGGTGCGGCTTCAGGTGCGTTTCAAGAAATTCGTGTGGATCGAGGATCTGATCAGGCTGGTCGAGGAATCGGCGTCCTGCGATGTCTATTCGGTCCTGAAGAGGGAGGATGAAAAATACGTGACGGAGAGGGCTTACAACCATCCGATGTTCGTCGAGGACATCGTTCGGGAAATCGCCGTCAAACTGAATCATGACAACAATATCACCTGGTTCGCGGTGGAGTCGGAGAACTTCGAATCCATCCACAATCACAACGCTTATGCCTATGTAGAAAAGCGCAAAAACGAACCAAGCGCCTGA
- a CDS encoding putative sterol carrier protein (Evidence 3 : Putative function from multiple computational evidences): MAFKRVRDIFAKMPEAFDPNAAQGLDATIRFDITGSDGGQWSAVIRDNTCTIEENLPSEPSVILTMSDQTWIAMVNRELNGMQAFMTGKLRVKGNILLAQRIYELFPL; this comes from the coding sequence ATGGCTTTCAAACGTGTCAGAGATATCTTCGCGAAAATGCCGGAAGCGTTCGACCCAAACGCCGCTCAGGGTCTGGATGCGACAATCCGGTTCGACATCACGGGCAGCGACGGAGGCCAGTGGTCCGCCGTCATCAGAGATAACACCTGCACCATCGAAGAAAACCTGCCTAGCGAGCCCTCGGTGATCCTGACCATGTCGGATCAAACCTGGATCGCAATGGTCAACCGGGAGCTCAACGGCATGCAGGCCTTCATGACCGGGAAACTGCGGGTCAAAGGGAATATCCTGCTGGCCCAAAGGATCTACGAGCTTTTTCCTTTATGA
- a CDS encoding hypothetical protein (Evidence 5 : Unknown function), translated as MRESDLQAVKQAKVQVDVESGKTAVSEGGLFPLANRMALCYAARLKGFKPLPGFHLEMVFLANLGVNLSFACAATCRSPLRKRLISLILAKNPHFRFGN; from the coding sequence TTGCGTGAATCCGACCTGCAGGCTGTCAAACAAGCGAAGGTGCAGGTTGACGTTGAAAGCGGCAAAACAGCCGTTTCGGAAGGTGGGCTGTTTCCCCTTGCAAATCGCATGGCTTTGTGTTATGCAGCCCGGCTGAAGGGGTTCAAGCCCCTACCTGGATTCCATCTGGAAATGGTCTTTTTGGCCAATCTCGGCGTCAATCTTTCGTTTGCTTGTGCGGCGACCTGCAGGTCGCCTCTGCGCAAGCGGTTGATTTCCTTGATATTGGCCAAAAATCCCCATTTCAGGTTTGGAAATTGA
- a CDS encoding hypothetical protein (Evidence 5 : Unknown function), translating to MLNVDSFHPEMAFLANLGVNLHV from the coding sequence TTGCTGAATGTAGATAGTTTCCATCCGGAAATGGCCTTTTTGGCCAATCTCGGCGTCAATCTGCACGTTTGA
- a CDS encoding hypothetical protein (Evidence 5 : Unknown function) — protein MCGDLQVSSAQTLDFLDIGQKSSFPDWKLSSTGKSFPDGD, from the coding sequence TTGTGCGGCGACCTGCAGGTCTCCTCCGCGCAAACACTTGATTTTCTTGATATTGGCCAAAAATCCTCATTTCCGGATTGGAAACTGAGTTCTACCGGAAAATCATTTCCGGATGGAGACTAG
- a CDS encoding hypothetical protein (Evidence 5 : Unknown function), with product MPNGGARPGTPNRKRLQIYPEMVFLTNLGVNLHVCLCGEHQVASAQTLDFLGMG from the coding sequence TTGCCGAACGGTGGCGCAAGGCCCGGTACTCCGAACCGAAAACGTCTTCAGATTTATCCGGAAATGGTCTTTTTGACCAATCTCGGCGTCAATCTGCACGTTTGCTTGTGCGGCGAGCACCAGGTCGCCTCTGCGCAAACGCTTGATTTCCTTGGTATGGGCTAA
- the atoC gene encoding Acetoacetate metabolism regulatory protein AtoC, producing the protein MSEKLQILAIDPDRQNQGQYTQVLNPPHRVVFCWDREEIPSVLKQTQFDVVIVGLNGADEGGLGILGKVAEWSSHTPVLAAGDSEEPSLIVKAIKGGAFDFVSRPFSKEKLFVAIERAIENRSLRNEIDYLRRSQDVIYDFGQIIACSPAMKRLIDTLKKFSQTDSTILVTGETGTGKSFLSGAVHFNSMRRAKPFIKINCANIPDXLLESELFGHEKGAFTGASKTRIGRLEQGKGGTVFLDEIGEMALGLQAKLLRFLEEKSFERLGGNRTIQSDVRLIAATNRDAEEQVREGKFREDLYYRLNVLRVHLPPLRERRECIPSLAKHLLNRSCRQLGKCIQGFAPHVLDRFIDYRWPGNIRQLANTIERAVILEDSDVIQPDSIHLPDAVIVPQASPECEAQTAVRSLDSHERQMILNALEDCLWVQKDAAALLGISPRALNYKIKKFHITHARWRRNR; encoded by the coding sequence GTGTCCGAAAAACTGCAGATACTGGCAATCGATCCAGACAGACAGAATCAGGGTCAATACACCCAGGTCCTCAACCCGCCTCATCGGGTTGTTTTTTGTTGGGACAGAGAGGAAATCCCTTCGGTTCTCAAACAGACGCAGTTCGATGTCGTCATTGTAGGTCTGAACGGGGCGGACGAGGGGGGGCTCGGCATCCTTGGCAAGGTCGCCGAGTGGTCTTCGCATACCCCGGTTCTGGCCGCCGGTGATTCGGAGGAGCCGAGCCTGATCGTCAAGGCGATCAAAGGCGGGGCTTTCGATTTTGTTTCCCGGCCTTTCTCCAAGGAAAAACTGTTTGTCGCCATCGAGCGGGCTATCGAGAACCGGAGTCTGCGGAACGAAATAGACTATCTCAGAAGATCGCAGGACGTGATCTATGACTTTGGTCAGATCATCGCATGCAGCCCTGCGATGAAGAGGTTGATCGACACGCTCAAAAAGTTTTCACAGACGGATTCGACCATCCTGGTGACGGGAGAGACGGGAACGGGAAAAAGCTTTCTCTCCGGTGCGGTTCACTTCAACAGCATGAGGAGGGCCAAGCCTTTTATCAAGATCAACTGCGCCAACATCCCTGATAANCTCCTTGAAAGTGAGCTTTTCGGCCACGAGAAGGGTGCCTTCACGGGGGCATCGAAGACCCGTATCGGACGCCTCGAACAGGGTAAAGGAGGTACGGTCTTTCTGGATGAAATCGGTGAGATGGCTTTGGGGCTGCAGGCCAAGCTTTTGCGCTTTCTCGAAGAGAAGTCGTTTGAACGTCTGGGCGGCAACCGGACGATCCAATCGGATGTACGCCTGATCGCCGCGACCAATCGGGACGCTGAAGAGCAGGTGCGTGAGGGTAAATTCAGGGAGGATCTTTATTACCGATTGAATGTTCTACGGGTGCATCTCCCCCCGCTGCGGGAAAGAAGGGAATGTATTCCGAGTCTGGCAAAGCATCTGCTGAATCGTAGCTGCCGGCAGTTGGGCAAGTGTATCCAAGGATTCGCTCCGCATGTCCTGGACCGGTTCATCGATTACCGTTGGCCCGGCAATATCCGCCAGCTGGCGAATACCATCGAAAGGGCGGTTATCCTCGAAGATTCCGATGTGATTCAGCCCGACAGCATTCATCTTCCCGATGCCGTCATCGTGCCGCAAGCTTCTCCCGAGTGCGAAGCTCAGACGGCCGTACGCTCCCTTGACAGCCACGAGAGGCAGATGATTCTGAACGCGCTCGAAGATTGTCTTTGGGTGCAGAAAGATGCCGCAGCCCTTCTGGGGATCAGTCCACGGGCCCTTAATTATAAGATAAAAAAATTTCATATCACCCATGCCAGATGGCGCCGAAATCGATGA
- a CDS encoding AICARFT/IMPCHase bienzyme codes for MGQDLKQMYRTVMDDHFPDELTISFGGQTLVYRKRTWRIPDEKTGGLVEKGLRYGENPGQEAALYELTGGNLILGGCEFIRPGWGLVSAVSEQHMLQSGKHPGKINLTDLDNALNILKYLKSRPAAVIVKHNNPCGVAYGETCADAYLKADMADRIAAFGGCAVFNRPIDPIAAAEIAKNYLEVVGAPDFEEGALDILKKRSNLRVIRVPGMERLEAYAALRFVDFKSLMDGGLILQQSPLNAVRSAADLKPASAVHDGRSYSIERAPAPQEVEDLLFGWQVEQGVTSNSVLYVKDGVTVGIGTGEQDRVGVAEIAVFKAYTKYADALCFRRHGQAYKDLELQVRKGEKARDLLEEIKAETAEAKGGLIGASMVSDAFFPFRDGVDVGIREGIGAVIQPGGSLRDFEVIDACNEARPQVTMVFTGQRAFRH; via the coding sequence ATGGGCCAGGATTTGAAGCAGATGTACCGAACGGTGATGGATGACCATTTTCCCGATGAATTGACGATTTCATTCGGTGGTCAGACCCTCGTTTATCGGAAACGGACGTGGCGTATACCGGATGAAAAGACCGGCGGGCTGGTCGAAAAGGGGTTGCGCTACGGGGAGAACCCGGGCCAGGAGGCTGCATTGTACGAACTGACAGGGGGGAACCTGATCCTCGGTGGCTGTGAATTTATCCGCCCGGGATGGGGGCTCGTCTCCGCTGTATCCGAACAGCACATGCTCCAGAGCGGGAAACATCCCGGCAAGATCAATCTGACGGATCTGGATAATGCTCTGAACATATTGAAATACTTGAAATCCCGCCCTGCAGCGGTCATTGTGAAACACAACAATCCCTGCGGCGTCGCCTATGGAGAGACCTGCGCCGATGCGTATCTGAAGGCCGACATGGCGGATCGGATCGCCGCCTTTGGTGGGTGTGCCGTTTTTAACCGCCCGATCGACCCTATTGCCGCCGCCGAGATTGCCAAGAATTATCTGGAAGTGGTTGGGGCCCCCGATTTCGAGGAAGGGGCGCTGGACATTTTGAAAAAGCGGTCGAATCTTCGTGTCATTCGTGTCCCGGGAATGGAGCGACTGGAGGCCTACGCCGCTCTGCGCTTCGTCGATTTCAAGAGTCTCATGGACGGTGGACTGATATTGCAGCAGTCTCCGTTGAATGCGGTCCGCTCTGCCGCCGATTTGAAGCCGGCCAGCGCCGTTCACGACGGGCGCTCCTATAGCATTGAGCGGGCGCCGGCACCGCAGGAGGTGGAAGACCTCCTTTTTGGTTGGCAGGTCGAGCAGGGGGTGACCTCGAATTCGGTCCTGTATGTAAAGGACGGTGTGACAGTCGGGATTGGCACAGGCGAACAGGATCGCGTAGGGGTCGCTGAAATCGCCGTCTTCAAAGCCTATACGAAGTATGCCGACGCCTTGTGCTTCCGACGGCACGGGCAAGCTTATAAGGATTTGGAATTACAGGTCAGAAAGGGTGAAAAAGCCAGGGATCTGCTGGAGGAAATCAAGGCGGAGACCGCAGAGGCCAAGGGCGGGTTGATCGGTGCTTCCATGGTGTCCGATGCCTTTTTCCCGTTCCGTGATGGTGTCGATGTGGGGATCAGAGAGGGGATCGGAGCGGTGATTCAACCCGGAGGCTCTCTCCGGGATTTCGAGGTGATCGACGCATGCAACGAGGCCCGTCCACAAGTGACTATGGTTTTCACCGGACAAAGGGCCTTCAGGCATTGA
- the atpH gene encoding ATP synthase subunit delta → MSGSKVSRRYAKALLSLGQQDGQYESYGKGLQAFVDYCKANPDFFAVISNKIFSVEDRKKVLDFVLEKSEFPAMVNNFLKLLLEKNRIGAIPDITDYYVKLTDALSNVTRADILTAKPLKTQALEKLKKTLSDLTSKEVRFEVKVDESLIGGLVVKIGDLVLDGSVKAQLEGLKESLKRGEYN, encoded by the coding sequence TTGAGCGGCTCAAAGGTTTCCAGACGATATGCAAAGGCGCTGCTGAGTTTGGGGCAGCAAGACGGTCAATATGAATCCTACGGGAAGGGATTGCAGGCATTCGTCGACTACTGCAAAGCCAACCCGGATTTTTTCGCAGTCATCTCAAACAAGATCTTCTCGGTGGAGGACCGGAAAAAGGTCCTTGATTTTGTCCTGGAGAAGAGTGAATTTCCCGCGATGGTCAACAACTTCCTGAAACTCCTGCTCGAGAAGAATCGTATCGGAGCCATCCCGGATATCACCGACTACTATGTAAAGCTCACCGATGCGCTTTCGAATGTCACCCGTGCGGATATCCTGACGGCCAAGCCTCTTAAGACTCAGGCCCTGGAGAAGCTGAAGAAGACTCTGTCCGATTTGACTTCCAAGGAAGTCAGGTTCGAGGTGAAGGTGGATGAGTCCCTGATCGGGGGGCTGGTCGTGAAGATAGGGGATTTGGTATTGGATGGTAGTGTGAAAGCCCAGCTGGAAGGGTTAAAAGAATCATTGAAAAGGGGTGAATATAACTAA
- a CDS encoding ATP synthase B/B' CF(0), with protein sequence MLSANHTLLIQIANFLILLFVLNLILYKPIRRIIAERRQRMGTLEQAVADLREHSRKSEAAIQQSVVQARKEGFAQKEKLKGDAHKEEVGILQEASSAVAQRMTEAKADLDARMEAVRKELEAQVAAFSKDLAEKVLGRAF encoded by the coding sequence ATGCTTTCGGCAAATCACACTCTGCTCATTCAAATTGCCAATTTCCTAATCCTCCTCTTTGTGTTGAACCTGATCCTGTACAAACCGATCCGGCGAATCATTGCGGAGCGGAGACAGAGGATGGGGACTCTGGAGCAGGCCGTTGCGGACCTCAGGGAGCACTCCCGGAAGAGCGAGGCTGCCATTCAACAAAGCGTCGTTCAGGCACGCAAGGAAGGTTTTGCCCAAAAGGAAAAGCTGAAGGGGGATGCGCATAAGGAGGAGGTCGGCATCCTTCAGGAGGCTTCGAGCGCTGTAGCCCAGCGCATGACCGAGGCTAAAGCCGACCTGGATGCGAGAATGGAGGCCGTGCGGAAGGAACTGGAAGCGCAAGTGGCTGCTTTTTCGAAAGATCTGGCCGAAAAAGTTTTGGGGAGGGCTTTCTGA
- the atpF gene encoding ATP synthase subunit b, with product MRKGGTGKGLRWMSAGLMTTLLCTAAVVAYAASGGGEHAADDSGRLMDLLYRCINFALLVIILVVVIKKTSLKDYFAQRREDIKRRMEELQKEKAAAEARYQELEQKFKDFEIKKKEIVEQFKAEGLVEKDKIIAQAKERAQQIMGQAESTIQREIQGAKDRLREEIVNVAAQKAQDLIVKQIKASDQEHLVDEFIERVGKLH from the coding sequence ATGAGGAAAGGTGGAACCGGTAAAGGTCTGCGATGGATGTCAGCCGGGCTGATGACCACCCTGTTGTGTACAGCGGCTGTGGTTGCCTATGCGGCGAGCGGCGGTGGTGAACATGCTGCCGATGACAGCGGCAGGCTGATGGATCTGCTGTATCGCTGTATCAATTTCGCCCTGCTCGTTATCATCTTGGTTGTTGTGATCAAGAAGACTTCTTTAAAGGACTATTTTGCTCAGCGGAGAGAGGATATCAAGCGGCGCATGGAGGAACTGCAGAAGGAAAAAGCTGCGGCCGAGGCGCGATACCAGGAACTCGAGCAGAAGTTCAAGGACTTCGAGATCAAGAAGAAGGAGATTGTCGAGCAGTTCAAGGCTGAAGGTCTTGTAGAGAAAGACAAGATCATTGCCCAGGCGAAGGAAAGGGCCCAACAGATCATGGGCCAGGCGGAATCGACGATTCAGCGTGAGATCCAGGGTGCCAAAGACCGTTTGCGCGAGGAGATCGTCAACGTAGCGGCCCAGAAGGCTCAGGATCTTATCGTCAAACAGATCAAGGCGAGTGATCAGGAACATTTGGTTGATGAATTCATAGAAAGGGTGGGGAAGCTACATTGA